Genomic segment of Fibrobacter sp.:
AAATCAGCGTGGAAACTTTAAGCATAGCAATAACCGAAACCGCAAATTTCCGTAACAATGCCGCAGTCTTGAACGATGCCTCCGAAATCCTTCGCAGCATCAAGGACAGTGAGATTTTGGCGGAATATTGGCAACGATACCAAAAGACTTTCTCTGTAGCAAATAGATATTCCTTTGCCGAGGTCTGTGCCACCATCGAAGCAATCGTAAAGCAAATTTCAACGGCCGATTAATCAACAAAGGACCCTAGTATATGGCCATGGCCATCGCCATCGCCGCTGCACCCCAACAACAAGCTAGCACGGGCCTTCAGCTCGACGATTTTCATTTCCGGCTTGACATAGCCGCACATCGGCTTACTTGACAATGACTTTCTTTCCAGAGGCCGGAATGACCACCAGTAGGTCAAGATTTTCTATCTAAAAGTACGTTTTTGTTCAAGAATTTCGCATCAACCAAAAGATTTCTTATCTAAATCTTGATTTATTTTATATATTTAGACAAGAAATAATCAAAATAGAGTCTAAATCTATGAAAATTATCGGAAGAAAAAGGGAAATTCGGGAACTCGACCATTATGTGGAAACCGACAAGTCGGAGTTCATCGTCGTCTATGGCAGGCGTCGCGTAGGCAAGACTTTTTTAATCCGCGAATATTTCAACAACGAATTCGCCTTTCAGGTGACGGGCATCCATGACGGTTCCAAGGAAATGCAGCTGGCGAATTTTGGCATGGCCCTAGGCAAGTATTTCGGAACCCGAAGCCTCCCCAGAACATGGCTGGACGCATTCTCCATGTTGCAAAAGGGGCTTGACGAGCTGAAGACCGAGGGCAAAAAAGTTGTTTTTATCGACGAAATGCCCTGGATGGAAACCCAGAAATCCGATTTCTTGCGGGCATTCGAAGTTTTCTGGAACGGTTACGCCGCGTGGACTCACGACATTTTGCTTATCGCGTGTGGATCCGCCACCACATGGCTTACAGACAACATCCTGAACAACATCGGCGGACTCTACAACCGCTGCACAGGTCGCCTATTCCTAAAGCCGTTCTCGCTGGGCGAAACGGAGGAATACCTGAAAGACCGGAACATTCTCTGGAGCCGTTACGACATCATTGAACTTTACATGGTCATGGGCGGCATTCCCTTTTACCTGAGCCAGCTGGATCAATCCTCGACACTTGCCAAAAACATCGACGATATATTTTTCAAGGAAAGGGGAAAACTCTGGAATGAGTTTAATAATTTATATGTAACACTGTTTAAAAATGCAGACGCGCACATAAAAGTCGCAGAGGCTCTCGCCTCAAAAAAATTGGGCCTTACGAAATCCGAAATTTCAGAACTTACGGGACTGCCCTGCAACGGAACGCTTACCAAAATTTTGGACAACCTGGAAGGTTCCGGCTTCGTCCGTTCCTATGTGTATTTCGGCAACAAGAAAAAGGAGACCACCTATCAGCTTGCCGATTACTACACCCTATTCTATTATCGTTTTCTGAAGGACTCCAAGCGCGATGAAATTTACTGGGAAAATTCCCTGGACAACCCGTCAAGGCTTGCATGGGCAGGGTATTCCTTTGAGCAGGTTTGCAAGGACCACCTTTCCGCCATTCGGAAAAAACTGGGGATTTCGGGAGTGCTTTGCGAGCATTCGTCGTGGTTCAGCAAGGGGGATGCCGATTCCGGCGAAGTCCGGCGAGGTTGCCAGATAGACCTTGTCATTGACAGGCGCGACAGGGTCATCAACATCTGCGAAATGAAGTTTAGCCGCAATGAATATGTCATCGACAAGGATTACGACATGAATCTTCGCCATAAGATTGGGCAGTTCCAGCGGGAAACAAAAACCCGGAAGGCCATCCAGCTGACTTTTGTAAGCCCGTACGGGCTGAAGCGCGGAATGTATTCCAGCACGGCCCAGTCGGAAGTCACTGCAGAAGACCTTTTTTCAGACGAATCGTAACTCGTTATCTCGCATAACGTTACACGAACTTGCATTTTATTTTTACTATCTTTCGTTCGTAATTTTTCAACTAGCGGAATCTACGCAGTTTTCGCACAGCCAAAAAAGGATCAATATGGAAGCTTTTACCGCTTTTCTTGATACCATCGATGGCTATGTCTGGGGAGTTCCCCTCATTGTCGTCATTCTTTTTGTAGGCCTCCTCCTGACAGTCCGTTTGGGCTGCCTCCAGGTGGTGAACCTCCCCAACGCTCTTCGCTACATGCTGCACAACGAAAAGGGCGGTCAGGGCGAAGTCTCCAGCTTTGGCGCACTTTGCACGGCCCTTGCCGCTACCATCGGTACCGGTAACATCGTGGGTGTGGCAACAGCCATCGGCACCGGCGGACCCGGCGCTCTCTTCTGGATGGAAGTGGCAGCCTTCTTCGGCATGGCCACCAAGTACGCAGAAGGCGTTCTGGCCGTGAAGTACCGCAAGATGGATTCCGACGGCAAGGTTCTGGGTGGCCCCTTCTACTACATCGAAACAGGCCTTAAGGAACGCTTCGGCTGGAACATGAAGTGGCTCGCAGTGCTCTTCGCTATTTTCGGCGTCTGCGCCGGCGTCATGGGCATCGGCACCATCACCCAGGTGAACGGCATTACCAGCGCCATGGCCCGCCTTACTCCTAACGCTGCTGAATTCGTGAACATCGGTGGCAACTCCGTGAGCGTCACCACCGCCATCGCAGGCGTGCTGGTCACCGCATTCTCCGCTTTCGTGATCATCGGCGGCCTGAAGCGTATCGCCAAGGTTTCCACCTACATCGTGCCTGTCATGGCAATTCTCTACATTCTCGCCTGCATGCTGCTTCTCATGATGAACTTCGCCGCTATTCCCGAAGCCATCCAGACCATCGTACGTGCAGCATTCAACCCCAGCGCTGTGACCGGCGGTGTGGTTGGCACCATCTTTAT
This window contains:
- a CDS encoding AAA family ATPase is translated as MKIIGRKREIRELDHYVETDKSEFIVVYGRRRVGKTFLIREYFNNEFAFQVTGIHDGSKEMQLANFGMALGKYFGTRSLPRTWLDAFSMLQKGLDELKTEGKKVVFIDEMPWMETQKSDFLRAFEVFWNGYAAWTHDILLIACGSATTWLTDNILNNIGGLYNRCTGRLFLKPFSLGETEEYLKDRNILWSRYDIIELYMVMGGIPFYLSQLDQSSTLAKNIDDIFFKERGKLWNEFNNLYVTLFKNADAHIKVAEALASKKLGLTKSEISELTGLPCNGTLTKILDNLEGSGFVRSYVYFGNKKKETTYQLADYYTLFYYRFLKDSKRDEIYWENSLDNPSRLAWAGYSFEQVCKDHLSAIRKKLGISGVLCEHSSWFSKGDADSGEVRRGCQIDLVIDRRDRVINICEMKFSRNEYVIDKDYDMNLRHKIGQFQRETKTRKAIQLTFVSPYGLKRGMYSSTAQSEVTAEDLFSDES
- a CDS encoding sodium:alanine symporter family protein; the protein is MEAFTAFLDTIDGYVWGVPLIVVILFVGLLLTVRLGCLQVVNLPNALRYMLHNEKGGQGEVSSFGALCTALAATIGTGNIVGVATAIGTGGPGALFWMEVAAFFGMATKYAEGVLAVKYRKMDSDGKVLGGPFYYIETGLKERFGWNMKWLAVLFAIFGVCAGVMGIGTITQVNGITSAMARLTPNAAEFVNIGGNSVSVTTAIAGVLVTAFSAFVIIGGLKRIAKVSTYIVPVMAILYILACMLLLMMNFAAIPEAIQTIVRAAFNPSAVTGGVVGTIFIAMQKGIARGIFSNEAGLGSAPIAAAAAKTNEPVRQGLVCMTGTFFDTIIICTMTGLAIVVSGAWDPKLGLEGVNITMEAFSRGLAFFPGGATIAPYFLAIALVFFAFTTILGWAYYSEKCLQYLIGGKKKGAILAYRWVYVAAIFIGPYLTVSAVWTCADIFNGLMAFPNLIALILLSGIVALETKSFLDRLHNGEVGE